From Actinopolymorpha cephalotaxi, one genomic window encodes:
- the orn gene encoding oligoribonuclease, giving the protein MYDRLVWIDCEMTGLDLGADALVEVAALVTDGQLNVLGDGVDLVIKPPQPALDQMRDVVRTMHTSSGLLDELAGGVSLAEAEERVLSYVRTYAPEGNKAPLAGNTVATDRAFLARDMPTLEQHLHYRIVDVSSIKELARRWYPRAYFASPGKVGNHRALADIRESIDELRYYRAAVFVPQPGPDTATAKAIADGILGHPTQSGPATDAVT; this is encoded by the coding sequence ATGTACGACCGCTTGGTGTGGATCGACTGTGAGATGACAGGGCTCGACCTCGGAGCCGACGCACTCGTCGAGGTGGCCGCGCTCGTCACCGACGGGCAGCTCAACGTCCTCGGCGACGGCGTTGACCTGGTGATCAAACCGCCCCAGCCGGCGCTGGACCAGATGCGGGACGTCGTGCGCACCATGCACACGTCCTCGGGGCTGCTGGACGAGCTCGCCGGCGGAGTGTCCCTCGCGGAGGCCGAGGAGCGGGTGCTGTCCTACGTCCGCACCTACGCGCCCGAGGGCAACAAGGCCCCGCTGGCCGGCAACACCGTGGCCACCGACCGGGCGTTCCTCGCCCGCGACATGCCCACGCTCGAACAGCACCTGCACTACCGCATCGTGGACGTGTCCTCGATCAAGGAACTCGCCCGCCGCTGGTATCCCCGCGCCTACTTCGCCAGCCCCGGCAAGGTCGGCAACCACCGGGCCCTCGCCGACATCCGCGAGTCGATCGACGAGCTCCGCTACTACCGCGCCGCGGTGTTCGTGCCGCAGCCGGGGCCGGACACCGCCACCGCGAAGGCGATCGCGGACGGGATCCTCGGCCACCCCACCCAGTCCGGACCGGCCACCGACGCGGTGACCTGA
- a CDS encoding NADPH-dependent F420 reductase: MQVTILGAGSMSRGIATRLLAGGHEVHILDRDAGHAATLVDELRSASDGRVSAGAVGDKLMGDVVILAVPYVGVARMIRAYADQLPGRVLVDVTNPVNAAYDGLSVPPDTSAAEEIAKLAPDSTKVIKAFNTTFAGTLLTGRAGGLPLDVLIAGDDADAKATIARLVEMGGMRPLDVGPLHRARQLEGMGLLHITLQFTMGTGFGSAIKIVS, translated from the coding sequence GTGCAGGTCACCATCCTCGGCGCGGGCAGCATGAGCCGCGGTATCGCCACCAGACTCCTCGCCGGCGGCCACGAGGTGCACATCCTGGACCGGGACGCCGGCCACGCGGCCACCCTGGTGGACGAACTCCGCAGCGCCAGCGACGGCCGGGTCTCCGCCGGAGCCGTCGGCGACAAGCTGATGGGTGACGTGGTGATCCTCGCCGTCCCGTACGTCGGGGTCGCCCGGATGATCCGCGCCTACGCCGACCAGCTGCCGGGCCGGGTCCTCGTCGACGTCACCAACCCGGTGAACGCCGCCTACGACGGGCTGAGCGTGCCGCCGGACACCTCCGCCGCGGAGGAGATCGCGAAGCTGGCTCCGGACAGCACGAAGGTGATCAAGGCGTTCAACACGACGTTCGCCGGCACGCTGCTGACCGGCCGGGCCGGCGGGCTGCCGCTGGACGTGCTGATCGCCGGGGACGACGCGGACGCCAAGGCGACGATCGCCCGCCTGGTCGAGATGGGCGGCATGCGCCCGCTGGACGTCGGCCCGCTGCACCGGGCGCGTCAGCTCGAGGGGATGGGCCTGCTGCACATCACGCTGCAGTTCACGATGGGCACGGGGTTCGGCAGCGCGATCAAGATCGTTTCCTGA
- a CDS encoding phytoene desaturase family protein, with the protein MESYDVAVVGGGHNALVAAAYLARAGLSVIVLERLDHLGGAAVSERPFAGQDARLSRYSYLVSLLPDRIVADLDLRLDLRSRSVASYTPVVRDGTPTGLMVEREPGPATEESFRSLTGSDREYAAWRGFYGELEGVAEALAPTLLEPLRPAAEARNEIGARAWDRFVDRPLGEVVEQTFADDLVRGVVLTDGVIGTFTHAHDPSLRQNRCFLYHLIGNGTGEWRVPVGGMGAVSGALATAARQAGATLRTGTEVTAVEVDGTSARVAFTDEDGEHAVAASYVLAGCAPATLDRLRGRTPAEVPEGAQLKLNLLLTRLPKLRSGADPRQAYAGTFHIDEGYAELQRAYDEAAGGRLPTRPPGEIYCHTLTDPTILAPDLAERGWHTLTLFGVHAPARLFGGSEADHAASRDAAAAAYLAGLNAHLAEPIEDCLATDRDGRPCVEAKTPLDVEASVGMPGGHIFHGDLAWPWAETRDEEGTWGVETDVPNLLICGSGARRGGAVSGIGGHNAAQAVLQRWDRTRNSPAGTHTANISDATRR; encoded by the coding sequence ATGGAGTCGTACGACGTCGCCGTGGTCGGAGGCGGCCACAACGCCCTGGTCGCGGCGGCCTACCTCGCCCGCGCAGGCCTGTCGGTGATCGTCCTGGAGCGACTGGACCACCTCGGTGGCGCCGCGGTGAGCGAGCGGCCGTTCGCGGGCCAGGACGCCCGGCTGTCGCGGTACTCCTACCTCGTGAGCCTGCTCCCCGACCGGATCGTCGCCGACCTGGACCTGCGGCTCGACCTGCGGTCCCGTTCGGTCGCGTCGTACACCCCGGTGGTCCGCGACGGCACCCCCACCGGCCTGATGGTGGAGCGCGAGCCGGGGCCGGCGACCGAGGAGTCGTTCCGGTCGCTGACCGGGTCGGACCGGGAGTACGCCGCGTGGCGGGGGTTCTACGGCGAACTGGAGGGCGTGGCCGAAGCGCTGGCCCCCACCCTGCTGGAGCCGCTGCGGCCCGCCGCCGAGGCCCGCAACGAGATCGGCGCGCGGGCGTGGGACCGGTTCGTGGACCGGCCGCTCGGCGAGGTGGTCGAGCAGACCTTCGCCGACGATCTCGTACGCGGCGTCGTCCTCACCGACGGGGTGATCGGGACGTTCACCCACGCGCACGACCCGTCGCTGCGGCAGAACCGCTGCTTCCTCTACCACCTGATCGGCAACGGCACCGGTGAGTGGCGTGTGCCGGTGGGCGGGATGGGCGCGGTCTCCGGCGCGCTCGCCACCGCCGCACGGCAGGCGGGTGCGACGTTGCGTACCGGCACCGAGGTCACCGCGGTCGAGGTCGACGGCACGTCGGCGCGAGTGGCCTTCACCGACGAGGACGGCGAGCACGCCGTCGCCGCGTCGTACGTCCTGGCCGGGTGTGCGCCCGCCACCCTGGACCGGCTGCGGGGGCGTACGCCTGCCGAGGTGCCCGAGGGCGCCCAGCTCAAGCTCAACCTGCTGCTGACCCGGCTGCCGAAGCTGCGTTCGGGCGCCGACCCGCGGCAGGCGTACGCCGGGACGTTCCACATCGACGAGGGGTACGCCGAACTACAGCGGGCGTACGACGAGGCAGCCGGAGGCCGGCTGCCCACCCGTCCGCCGGGTGAGATCTACTGCCACACCCTCACCGACCCGACGATCCTCGCGCCCGACCTCGCCGAACGGGGCTGGCACACGCTCACGTTGTTCGGCGTACACGCGCCGGCCCGGCTGTTCGGCGGCAGCGAGGCGGACCACGCCGCGTCGCGGGACGCCGCCGCGGCGGCCTACCTGGCCGGCCTGAACGCCCACCTCGCCGAGCCGATCGAGGACTGCCTGGCCACCGACCGGGACGGGCGGCCCTGCGTGGAGGCGAAGACGCCGCTCGACGTCGAGGCCTCGGTGGGAATGCCGGGCGGGCACATCTTCCACGGGGACCTCGCCTGGCCGTGGGCGGAGACGCGCGACGAGGAGGGTACGTGGGGGGTCGAGACGGACGTACCGAATCTCCTGATCTGCGGCAGCGGCGCCCGGCGCGGCGGGGCGGTCAGCGGGATCGGCGGGCACAACGCCGCCCAGGCCGTCCTCCAGCGGTGGGACCGAACCCGCAATTCGCCCGCCGGGACCCACACTGCTAACATCTCCGATGCCACGCGCCGCTAG
- a CDS encoding NAD(P)-binding domain-containing protein, with protein MPKRTDLLVVGAGPYAYSAAACARANGIETHIVGRSMAFWQEQMPAEMFLRSGPDWHLDAEGAYTFEAFFEDRRMRPEDFDPIPVAVFVDYAEWFRQQLSLEVDERLVKDPTTQNGAFVATMEDGSTITAEKVVAAPGVSYFANFPRWATDVPAPLRSHTSELVSFDNLAGARVVIIGGRQSAYEWAALLADHGAEQVHVVHRHPTPAFAKVSWAFVNPYVEQTLAQRGWWRRLPAEERQRINGEFWRAGRLTLEPWLVPRLAPKVVTSHPDCAVVDVTSDDQAVRLRLSDRTTLVADQVIFACGYKADLDRVPYLRSVSHQVSTTDGFPDLTEGFETSLPGLHVIGFASTRDFGPFYGFTKGCPSSARIAVDELMRRAA; from the coding sequence ATGCCGAAGCGGACAGATCTGCTGGTCGTCGGTGCAGGGCCCTACGCCTACTCGGCCGCCGCCTGTGCGCGTGCCAACGGGATCGAGACCCACATCGTCGGCCGTTCGATGGCCTTCTGGCAGGAGCAGATGCCGGCGGAGATGTTCCTGCGGTCGGGTCCGGACTGGCACCTCGACGCGGAAGGCGCCTACACCTTCGAGGCCTTCTTCGAGGACCGGAGAATGCGGCCCGAGGATTTCGACCCGATTCCGGTCGCCGTCTTCGTCGACTACGCCGAATGGTTCCGTCAGCAGTTGTCGCTCGAGGTCGACGAACGGTTGGTCAAAGACCCGACCACACAGAACGGAGCCTTCGTCGCAACCATGGAGGACGGTTCGACGATCACCGCGGAGAAGGTCGTAGCCGCTCCGGGCGTTTCCTACTTCGCCAATTTCCCGCGCTGGGCCACCGACGTGCCGGCGCCGCTGCGATCACACACGAGCGAGCTTGTCAGCTTCGACAATCTCGCCGGCGCCCGTGTCGTCATCATCGGAGGGCGGCAGAGCGCCTACGAGTGGGCGGCGTTGCTGGCCGACCACGGCGCCGAGCAGGTGCACGTCGTACACCGGCATCCCACTCCCGCGTTCGCCAAGGTCAGTTGGGCTTTCGTGAACCCGTACGTCGAGCAGACCCTGGCGCAGCGGGGGTGGTGGCGGCGACTGCCCGCAGAAGAACGACAGCGGATCAATGGCGAGTTCTGGCGTGCGGGCCGTCTCACTCTCGAACCCTGGCTGGTCCCACGCCTGGCCCCGAAGGTTGTCACGAGCCATCCCGACTGCGCGGTTGTCGACGTTACCTCTGATGATCAGGCTGTACGACTGCGGCTCTCGGACCGGACGACGCTGGTCGCGGACCAGGTGATCTTCGCCTGCGGCTACAAGGCGGATCTCGATCGGGTTCCCTATCTGCGCAGCGTCTCGCACCAGGTGAGCACCACCGACGGTTTCCCCGACCTGACCGAAGGGTTCGAGACGTCGTTGCCGGGCCTGCACGTGATCGGGTTCGCCTCGACCCGCGACTTCGGGCCCTTCTACGGATTCACCAAAGGCTGCCCGTCGTCGGCGCGGATCGCAGTGGACGAACTGATGCGCCGCGCCGCCTAA